A stretch of the Malus sylvestris chromosome 10, drMalSylv7.2, whole genome shotgun sequence genome encodes the following:
- the LOC126585878 gene encoding F-box/LRR-repeat protein 17-like — protein MQQRHHHYSNQPHFSAASGPATPFGSHVIVPSAGSESKRGKRRGSYTCGRCGQPKRGHKCHLPANSTADDAFVDEAPSPSLSDIRPPPSPRQPPYSNLRRALSFDDDVDSSGGGGFDSPDLEEFGDSGDDIDLATGLGGLPASCLWEILKRLPPPGLLSAAMVCKGWRETTRRLWKAAEMLRIRVPTRAQVGFVGSVLQKCPGLVNLSLRMESDVDATLLAWITFSCPNLEFLEINTAGSAINRITGDELGRFVVDRRFLKSLKMEGCSNLGGFSLCSSSLSTIWLSGLYSLSKMVFNCPNLKEISVDFSHEENDNTDLVTMADVLGRNCPRLQNIHIASIRLSNAVVLALTAAKLRGLRMLSLVLGSEITDASVAAIASSYQNLELLDLSGSSISDSGIGIICNVFPDTLSRLLVALCPNISSSFIQFATAQLPLLELLDCGMTICDPNSPSDETNVRELPQASNDKVHNSYQKLIIKHARLKKLSLWGCSGLDALYLNCRELNDLNLNYCKNLYPERLVLQCPNLENVHASGCQELLIGAIQSQVDNNSAADNLLPCKRLADGSKRVGVPHFLSAEQPSEDHKKRRKIERRKCNVLVL, from the exons ATGCAGCAGCGCCACCATCATTACTCAAACCAACCCCATTTCTCCGCCGCCTCGGGTCCCGCCACTCCGTTCGGGTCCCATGTCATCGTCCCCTCCGCCGGATCCGAGTCCAAGCGCGGAAAGAGGCGCGGCAGTTACACCTGCGGCCGATGCGGCCAGCCGAAGAGGGGCCACAAGTGCCACCTCCCTGCCAACTCCACCGCCGATGACGCGTTCGTCGATGAGGCGCCCTCCCCTTCTCTCTCAGACATCCGCCCCCCTCCGTCGCCACGTCAGCCGCCCTACTCCAACCTCCGCCGAGCGCTATCGTTCGATGACGATGTGGATAGTTCTGGAGGCGGCGGTTTTGACTCTCCGGACCTTGAAGAGTTCGGAGACTCCGGGGACGATATAGATTTGGCTACGGGTTTGGGCGGTCTGCCGGCGAGCTGTCTTTGGGAGATTTTGAAGAGGTTGCCGCCGCCGGGGCTGTTGTCGGCGGCGATGGTGTGCAAGGGGTGGAGGGAGACGACAAGGAGATTGTGGAAGGCGGCGGAGATGCTTAGGATTAGGGTTCCGACGAGGGCTCAGGTCGGTTTTGTTGGATCGGTATTGCAGAAATGCCCGGGCCTCGTGAACCTATCTCTTAGAATGGAAAG TGATGTGGATGCAACATTGCTGGCGTGGATTACATTTTCATGCCCAAATCTTGAGTTCTTGGAGATAAATACCGCCGGAAGCGCTATCAATAGGATCACGGG GGATGAACTGGGTCGCTTCGTTGTTGATAGACGATTCCTGAAGAGCCTTAAGATGGAAGGTTGTTCTAACTTAGGTGGATTTTCTCTCTGTTCATCAAGTCTTTCTACAATTTGGCTTTCGGGTCTTTACTCCCTCTCTAAGATG GTTTTCAATTGTCCCAATCTAAAAGAGATATCCGTAGACTTTTCTCACGAAGAAAATGATAATACTGATCTTGTTACCATGGCTGATGTGCTGGGAAGGAATTGCCCAAGGTTACAAAACATACACATTGCATCAATCCGGCTTTCCAACGCTGTTGTGCTTGCCCTTACAGCGGCAAAGCTAAG GGGGTTGAGAATGCTTTCTCTTGTCCTTGGGTCTGAAATCACTGATGCATCTGTTGCTGCCATTGCTTCGAGTTACCAGAACTTAGAATTACTTGATCTGAGCGG ATCTAGCATCAGTGATAGTGGCATTGGAATTATTTGCAATGTGTTCCCTGATACTCTATCGAGACTACTTGTTGCTCTTTGCCCCAACATCAGTTCAA GTTTCATTCAATTTGCTACCGCGCAACTGCCCCTGCTTGAACTCCTGGACTGTGGCATGACCATATGCGATCCTAATTCTCCCTCTGATGAAACCAATGTCCGTGAACTCCCTCAAGCATCCAATGACAAAGTACACAACAGTTACCAGAAGCTGATTATCAAACATGCCCGGTTGAAAAAACTGAGCTTGTGGGGTTGTTCTGGCTTAGAT GCTCTGTATTTAAACTGCCGAGAACTCAATGATCTGAACTTGAATTATTGCAAAAATTTGTACCCAG AGAGATTGGTGCTTCAGTGCCCCAATTTAGAAAATGTGCATGCATCAGGTTGTCAAGAATTGTTGATTGGGGCCATTCAGAGCCAG GTTGATAACAATTCTGCCGCGGATAACCTATTACCATGTAAGCGCCTAGCTGATGGCTCGAAGAGGGTTGGGGTGCCTCATTTTCTCAGTGCTGAACAG CCATCTGAGGATCATAAGAAGCGAAGAAAGATCGAGAGGCGGAAGTGCAATGTGCTTGTGTTGTGA